In one window of Drosophila mauritiana strain mau12 chromosome X, ASM438214v1, whole genome shotgun sequence DNA:
- the LOC117148730 gene encoding cytosolic carboxypeptidase Nna1 isoform X1 produces MAEREREAMSASLSRLLRTLSSASMSRRHCPLALLQPIPLHQSEMALGSASSGGSAERCCSSCSDDSNNNERCKSAERGTAAEEVGEEEGVELESKQDADEGEQDELELKRDSSTVNVNVVRANFKCNDMECSLVLGDYVNGFLGSFLSKGLKTNQLVVNTDEKTLRPVARLKEPRDLFALPKDKDNDCSQQAPRWPVECQVIEERIIHIPYVPAVPEPLNAPTGNELKPRPVGEENGIVVFSYSPISAVNYEKPKAKKEDDESSDESDYSSDSRQDSTPPSRSTPMRLAGGGECAPGKLNSVSKMINNVDNRSTSASLDDNDDYYDDEYDTSGGYCGGSGEAKEKAIIKDLIEAKKKRYQEEAEVTPVGGGTARNSRAASRSEASKDASDIDDIWKNNTSEYKPASPRYVLSQFGKNVTKAVIDRIVDHEDLVPPSGSQKVSNQFAVGPVKLPKTNMARLEVAFERSACQDRAKSRLKKEASGSRRRRASTSDEDSSSSSLGDEDEDEVNDSDSEAENTGSGVGLRRILGSYSARLAGGAEKYPCPGSGSVSDTETLVGDESRSRLAGCKHMANAKGLHQQDLICSRNRQAHSRSPLRAVPHTHAATVAAAAAALARGRNRDKNGCLGGKEEKNMGMGVGTTGTSSMGTRTSSPVGNNVFRLTKDQHILLSSMTSQETTGTLISSTSTNQTTTTNSSQSFLCSDLPQAQFSRSAVGGARFMTNCHPMNPEEYDGLEFESRFESGNLAKAVQITPTYYELYLRPDLYTSRSKQWFYFRVRRTRRKMLYRFSIVNLVKSDSLYNDGMQPVMYSTLGAKEKSEGWRRCGDNICYYRNDDESASNSANEDDEDNSTYTLTFTIEFEHDDDTVFFAHSYPYTYSDLQDYLMEIQRHPVKSKFCKLRLLCRTLAGNNVYYLTVTAPSSNEENMRRKKSIVVSARVHPSETPASWMMKGLMDFITGDTTVAKRLRHKFIFKLVPMLNPDGVIVGNTRNSLTGKDLNRQYRTVIRETYPSIWYTKAMIRRLIEECGVAMYCDMHAHSRKHNIFIYGCENKRNPEKKLTEQVFPLMLHKNSADRFSFESCKFKIQRSKEGTGRIVVWMLGITNSYTIEASFGGSSLGSRKGTHFNTQDYEHMGRAFCETLLDYCDENPNKDRLRSKIIERLMREGSSADEPLNIPLSDYSSDEGNCSSSSDNEGKHSITTSDLEGPCCAPTRAPPSSPEVIHEIRKFRMRRMRKVMHELDRIYFTPLFQRKFKTLTTLKRRRQKMGVKAAPSGKRLRGGGGPAVSAATPTPAPAVQAAAPFVETNNIQKLHTPRQLARNLPPNSDQPAGGQSSDSSDSMDSSQSESLQEPDASSGSTAASKEVTKKVKASGAGTKKTAKKKKFMPTEKKKPVVNQKLHVDRNFRLWLANRRIYIYRRKKSTQARRTKVKNKPTKKRGEVVRTTLDLPTTDPGSDLHFSTDDEEHSPTSGHNGYGAVPPLRHTLLQSDLQRRYIEEIGDTVVQKPKAAHMPPELIVTTPSKSGTPGGGKKLDVYKLTPRTAPELDTGIGMMQRQGGGTGTSARRTYSWHNLDQQEIPNGSGGGQGKANFYIGDTKPGIKTMTKPLPRRSVPSNFIPQRHGNAQTADDLQLKLSLKKKVWTGAHGDADGRPLAWYKGHSITTSQMANTTTTIRSAGGGAAGAGGAGAGAGGGGSGQNRNMFTSNGREQTAASGGIAMGVPPAFVGAPRRHRKLEQVDLFNACSQKLMLWQQQEEQRRSHPQQAQRLLKVEDPPPHSRDRERERDREQQPFKPMHMVRKSTGTTSQAKVIQALVAAESGGKVKRKSSSMMKIAETTQLVTRFARNRNSAGGSTAQQQQQQPQHMHHQHKRMLFKGQGGVGAMGARMHSAGVMGQMQGNGGGRAPNKFKTGGLVITAVQQPTNMTGGSSRRMRNAAGLQAKGSNGALGSSSGQMQYQRSNASVQANKSATEISLDTVSLVRKVKTKLKKRKSRTLSTGAPK; encoded by the exons ATGGCGGAGCGAGAGAGGGAGGCAATGTCCGCCTCTCTGAGCCGTCTGCTGAGAACCTTGAGCTCGGCTTCGATGAGCAGACGGCACTGCCCCCTCGCTCTCCTGCAGCCTATACCCTTGCATCAGAGCGAGATGGCGCTGgggagcgcgagcagcggggGCAGTGCGGAGAGAtgctgcagcagttgcagcgatgatagcaacaacaatgaaCGCTGCAAGAGCGCTGAGAGAGGGACAGCAGCAGAGGAAGTGGGCGAGGAAGAGGGAGTCGAGCTAGAATCCAAGCAGGATGCTGACGAGGGAGAGCAAGATGAGCTGGAGCTCAAGAGAGATAGCAGTACCGTTAACGTCAATGTGGTGAGAGCCAACTTCAAATGCAATGACATGGAATGCTCTCTAGTCCTGGGCGACTATGTGAATG GCTTCCTTGGCAGTTTCCTATCGAAGGGCCTGAAGACCAATCAGCTGGTTGTGAATACGGATGAGAAGACCCTGCGACCAGTTGCACGTCTGAAGGAACCGCGCGATCTCTTCGCCCTGCCGAAGGACAAGGACAATGACTGCTCACAGCAGGCCCCCAGATGGCCGGTGGAATGCCAG GTCATCGAGGAGCGCATCATACACATTCCGTACGTGCCCGCTGTGCCGGAGCCGCTCAATGCTCCGACGGGAAACGAGCTGAAACCGCGTCCCGTGGGCGAGGAGAACGGCATTGTGGTGTTCAGCTACAGTCCAATTAGTGCCGTGAACTAT GAAAAGCCCAAGGCGAAGAAGGAGGACGATGAGTCCAGCGACGAATCGGACTATTCCTCGGACTCCCGCCAGGATTCGACGCCTCCGAGTCGTTCCACGCCCATGCGCCTGGCCGGCGGCGGTGAATGTGCACCTGGCAAACTGAACAGCGTGTCCAAGATGATCAACAATGTGGACAATCGGTCCACCAGTGCGTCCCTAGACGACAACGATGACTACTACGATGATGAGTACGATACGTCCGGCGGTTATTGTGGAGGAAGCGGTGAGGCCAAGGAGAAGGCCATCATTAAGGATCTCATCGAGGCGAAGAAGAAGCGCTACCAGGAGGAGGCCGAGGTCACGCCCGTAGGTGGTGGCACAGCCCGAAATTCGAGAGCTGCCAGCCGTTCGGAGGCCAGCAAGGATGCCAGCGATATCGACGATATCTGGAAGAACAACACCAGCGAATATAAGCCTGCCTCGCCGCGCTACGTGCTCAGCCAGTTCGGAAAGAATGTGACCAAGGCGGTGATCGACCGGATCGTGGATCACGAAGATCTCGTCCCGCCATCGGGATCCCAAAAGGTATCGAACCAGTTCGCCGTAGGCCCCGTCAAGTTGCCCAAAACAAACATGGCCCGCTTAGAGGTGGCCTTCGAGCGAAGTGCCTGCCAAGATCGAGCCAAATCGCGTTTAAAAAAGGAAGCGAGTGGCAGTCGTCGGCGTAGGGCGAGCACCTCTGACGAGGACTCCAGTAGTTCTAGTTTGGGTGACGAAGATGAGGATGAGGTGAATGATTCCGATTCGGAAGCAGAGAATACGGGAAGTGGCGTTGGCTTGCGCAGAATCTTGGGAAGCTATTCGGCCCGGCTCGCTGGTGGCGCCGAAAAGTATCCTTGTCCCGGTTCCGGATCCGTTTCGGATACCGAAACTTTGGTGGGAGACGAGAGCAGGAGCAGGCTGGCTGGCTGTAAGCATATGGCAAATG CTAAAGGCCTGCATCAGCAAGACCTTATTTGCTCTAGGAATCGGCAGGCGCATTCGCGATCCCCCCTACGAGCGGTACCCCACACCCATGCGGCCAcagtggcggcggcggcagcggcgctCGCCAGGGGACGCAACCGCGACAAGAACGGTTGTCTGGGTGGCAAGGAAGAAAAGAACATGGGCATGGGAGTGGGAACAACTGGCACAAGCTCGATGGGCACTCGCACCTCCTCTCCCGTCGGCAACAACGTCTTCCGGCTGACCAAGGATCAGCATATATTGCTGAGTTCAATGACCAGCCAGGAGACGACCGGCACTTTAATCTCGTCGACAAGTACTAACCAGACGACGACCACCAACTCGTCGCAATCGTTTCTTTGCTCCGATTTACCCCAAGCGCAGTTTAGCCGTTCGGCCGTCGGTGGTGCCCGCTTCATGACCAATTGCCATCCCATGAATCCGGAGGAGTACGATGGACTGGAGTTTGAATCGCGCTTCGAGAGCGGCAACCTGGCCAAGGCGGTCCAAATCACGCCCACCTACTACGAGCTCTACCTGCGACCCGATCTCTATACCAGCCGGTCCAAGCAATGGTTCTACTTCCGAGTGCGACGCACCAGGCGCAAGATGCTCTACCGCTTCTCCATTGTCAATCTGGTGAAATCGGACAGTCTCTACAACGACGGTATGCAACCGGTCATGTACTCCACGCTGGGCGCCAAGGAGAAGAGCGAAGGCTGGCGCAGATGCGGGGACAACATCTGCTACTATCGGAACGATGATGA AAGTGCCAGCAATAGCGCCAACGAGGACGACGAGGACAACTCCACATACACGCTGACCTTCACCATTGAGTTCGAGCACGATGACGATACGGTGTTCTTTGCGCACAGCTATCCGTACACCTATAGCGACCTGCAGGACTACCTCATGGAGATCCAGCGCCATCCGGTCAAGTCAAAGTTCTGCAAGCTGCGCCTGCTCTGCCGCACCTTGGCTGGCAATAATGTCTACTACCTGACGGTGACGGCGCCCTCCTCCAACGAGGAGAACATGCGG CGCAAGAAATCGATTGTGGTGTCGGCACGTGTGCATCCCAGCGAGACGCCAGCCTCGTGGATGATGAAGGGTCTGATGGACTTCATCACCGGGGACACCACAGTGGCCAAGCGGCTGCGGCACAAGTTCATTTTCAAATTGGTGCCCATGCTTAATCCGGACGGAGTCATTGTGGGCAATACCCGTAACTCGCTGACCGGCAAGGACCTCAACCGCCAGTACCGAACGGTAATACGCGAGACATATCCATCCATTTGGTATACCAAAGCCATGATTAGAAG ACTGATTGAGGAATGCGGCGTGGCCATGTACTGTGATATGCACGCTCACTCACGCAAGCACAACATATTCATATATGGCTGTGAGAACAAACGCAACCCGGAGAAGAAGTTAACCGAGCAGGTCTTTCCGCTGATGCTGCACAAGAACAGTGCGGATCGG TTCTCCTTCGAGAGCTGCAAGTTTAAGATTCAGCGCAGCAAGGAGGGCACCGGACGTATCGTGGTCTGGATGCTGGGCATCACCAACAGCTATACGATCGAGGCCTCCTTTGGCGGCTCCTCGCTGGGATCGCGCAAGGGGACGCACTTCAACACGCAG GATTACGAGCACATGGGACGAGCATTTTGTGAGACACTTCTGGACTACTGCGATGAGAATCCGAACAAA GACAGGCTACGATCAAAAATTATCGAAAGACTGATGCGAGAAGGCTCTAGTGCCGACGAACCATTGAATATACCCCTGTCAGATTACTCAAG CGACGAGGGCAACTGCAGCTCCAGCTCGGATAATGAGGGTAAACACTCGATAACAACGTCCGATCTGGAGGGACCATGTTGTGCTCCCACCCGAGCACCGCCCAGTTCGCCTGAGGTCATACACGAAATCCGCAAG TTTCGCATGCGACGCATGCGCAAGGTGATGCACGAGCTGGACAGGATCTATTTTACGCCCCTGTTCCAGCGCAAATTCAAAACACTAACGACCTTGAAGAGGAGGCGTCAGAAAATGGGTGTCAAGGCGGCTCCAAGTGGAAAACGCCTTCGTGGAGGCGGTGGTCCTGCCGTTAGTGCTGCCACACCCACGCCGGCACCGGCCGTCCAAGCGGCAGCTCCATTTGTAGAGACCAACAATATCCAGAAATTGCATACGCCTAGACAATTGGCCAGGAATTTGCCACCCAATAGTGATCAACCGGCTGGAGGCCAGAGTTCCGACAGTTCGGACAGCATGGATTCCTCGCAATCGGAATCGCTACAGGAACCGGATGCTTCAAGTGGTAGCACCGCAGCGAGTAAAGAGGTCACAAAGAAGGTGAAGGCTAGTGGTGCTGGCACCAAGAAGACTGCTAAAAAGAAGAAGTTCATGCCCACGGAGAAGAAGAAACCGGTGGTCAATCAGAAACTGCACGTTGATCGCAATTTCCGGCTGTGGCTGGCCAATAGGCGCATCTACATCTATCGTCGTAAGAAG TCCACGCAGGCGCGTCGCACTAAGGTTAAGAATAAGCCTACAAAGAAACGTGGCGAGGTGGTGCGCACCACCCTGGACCTGCCCACAACGGATCCGGGCTCGGATCTGCACTTCTCCACCGACGACGAGGAGCACTCGCCGACGTCCGGACATAATGGTTACGGTGCAGTGCCTCCGCTCCGGCACACGCTGCTCCAGAGCGATCTGCAAAGGCGGTACATCGAGGAAATTGGCGATACGGTGGTGCAGAAACCAAAAGCGGCGCACATGCCGCCGGAACTGATTGTGACCACACCTTCGAAGAGCGGCACTCCGGGCGGTGGAAAAAAACTGGATGTCTACAAGCTGACGCCTCGAACTGCCCCAGAATTGGACACGGGTATTGGCATGATGCAACGGCAGGGCGGAGGAACTGGCACATCCGCCAGACGAACCTATTCGTGGCACAATCTCGATCAGCAGGAGATTCCCAATGGCAGCGGCGGTGGCCAGGGCAAGGCCAACTTTTACATAGGCGATACCAAGCCAGGAATAAAGACGATGACAAAACCGCTCCCCAGAAG GAGTGTCCCGAGCAACTTCATTCCCCAGAGACATGGCAATGCGCAAACGGCCGATGACCTGCAGCTCAAGCTTTCGCTGAAGAAGAAAGTCTGGACTGGTGCGCACGGGGATGCGGATGGTCGTCCTCTGGCCTGGTACAAGGGTCACTCGATAACAACATCCCAAATGGCCAACACTACAACGACCATACGAAGTGCAGGCGGTGGTgctgcaggagcaggaggagctggagctggagcggGTGGAGGTGGCAGTGGTCAGAACCGAAACATGTTCACCTCCAATGGCAGGGAGCAGACAGCTGCTTCTGGTGGCATCGCCATGGGTGTACCACCCGCCTTTGTGGGAGCACCACGAAGACACAGAAAACTGGAGCAAGTTGATCTATTTAA TGCCTGTTCTCAGAAGCTGATGCTGTGGCAGCAACAAGAGGAGCAAAGGCGCTCCCATCCGCAACAGGCGCAGCGCCTACTGAAGGTGGAGGATCCTCCGCCACATTCAAGGGACCGGGAACGCGAACGTGACCGGGAGCAGCAGCCCTTCAAGCCCATGCACATGGTGAGAAAGTCAACGGGAACGACCAGCCAGGCCAAAGTCATCCAGGCTTTGGTGGCAGCCGAGTCCGGCGGTAAGGTGAAACGCAAGTCTAGCAGCATGATGAAGATAGCAGAGACCACGCAGCTGGTGACTCGATTTGCCCGGAATCGCAACAGCGCCGGAGGATCGacagcacagcagcagcagcagcagccacaacatATGCACCACCAGCACAAGCGGATGTTGTTCAAGGGCCAAGGCGGAGTGGGAGCTATGGGCGCACGGATGCACTCTGCCGGCGTGATGGGTCAAATGCAGGGCAACGGCGGAGGACGTGCGCCCAACAAATTCAAGACCGGCGGACTGGTGATCACCGCCGTGCAGCAACCGACCAATATGACCGGTGGAAG
- the LOC117148730 gene encoding cytosolic carboxypeptidase Nna1 isoform X7 → MAEREREAMSASLSRLLRTLSSASMSRRHCPLALLQPIPLHQSEMALGSASSGGSAERCCSSCSDDSNNNERCKSAERGTAAEEVGEEEGVELESKQDADEGEQDELELKRDSSTVNVNVVRANFKCNDMECSLVLGDYVNGFLGSFLSKGLKTNQLVVNTDEKTLRPVARLKEPRDLFALPKDKDNDCSQQAPRWPVECQVIEERIIHIPYVPAVPEPLNAPTGNELKPRPVGEENGIVVFSYSPISAVNYEKPKAKKEDDESSDESDYSSDSRQDSTPPSRSTPMRLAGGGECAPGKLNSVSKMINNVDNRSTSASLDDNDDYYDDEYDTSGGYCGGSGEAKEKAIIKDLIEAKKKRYQEEAEVTPVGGGTARNSRAASRSEASKDASDIDDIWKNNTSEYKPASPRYVLSQFGKNVTKAVIDRIVDHEDLVPPSGSQKVSNQFAVGPVKLPKTNMARLEVAFERSACQDRAKSRLKKEASGSRRRRASTSDEDSSSSSLGDEDEDEVNDSDSEAENTGSGVGLRRILGSYSARLAGGAEKYPCPGSGSVSDTETLVGDESRSRLAGSKGLHQQDLICSRNRQAHSRSPLRAVPHTHAATVAAAAAALARGRNRDKNGCLGGKEEKNMGMGVGTTGTSSMGTRTSSPVGNNVFRLTKDQHILLSSMTSQETTGTLISSTSTNQTTTTNSSQSFLCSDLPQAQFSRSAVGGARFMTNCHPMNPEEYDGLEFESRFESGNLAKAVQITPTYYELYLRPDLYTSRSKQWFYFRVRRTRRKMLYRFSIVNLVKSDSLYNDGMQPVMYSTLGAKEKSEGWRRCGDNICYYRNDDESASNSANEDDEDNSTYTLTFTIEFEHDDDTVFFAHSYPYTYSDLQDYLMEIQRHPVKSKFCKLRLLCRTLAGNNVYYLTVTAPSSNEENMRRKKSIVVSARVHPSETPASWMMKGLMDFITGDTTVAKRLRHKFIFKLVPMLNPDGVIVGNTRNSLTGKDLNRQYRTVIRETYPSIWYTKAMIRRLIEECGVAMYCDMHAHSRKHNIFIYGCENKRNPEKKLTEQVFPLMLHKNSADRFSFESCKFKIQRSKEGTGRIVVWMLGITNSYTIEASFGGSSLGSRKGTHFNTQDYEHMGRAFCETLLDYCDENPNKVKRHAKLFKQIKKIRKREKREQKALKLQKMADQGCIMNDKLKVKRSVEKSVS, encoded by the exons ATGGCGGAGCGAGAGAGGGAGGCAATGTCCGCCTCTCTGAGCCGTCTGCTGAGAACCTTGAGCTCGGCTTCGATGAGCAGACGGCACTGCCCCCTCGCTCTCCTGCAGCCTATACCCTTGCATCAGAGCGAGATGGCGCTGgggagcgcgagcagcggggGCAGTGCGGAGAGAtgctgcagcagttgcagcgatgatagcaacaacaatgaaCGCTGCAAGAGCGCTGAGAGAGGGACAGCAGCAGAGGAAGTGGGCGAGGAAGAGGGAGTCGAGCTAGAATCCAAGCAGGATGCTGACGAGGGAGAGCAAGATGAGCTGGAGCTCAAGAGAGATAGCAGTACCGTTAACGTCAATGTGGTGAGAGCCAACTTCAAATGCAATGACATGGAATGCTCTCTAGTCCTGGGCGACTATGTGAATG GCTTCCTTGGCAGTTTCCTATCGAAGGGCCTGAAGACCAATCAGCTGGTTGTGAATACGGATGAGAAGACCCTGCGACCAGTTGCACGTCTGAAGGAACCGCGCGATCTCTTCGCCCTGCCGAAGGACAAGGACAATGACTGCTCACAGCAGGCCCCCAGATGGCCGGTGGAATGCCAG GTCATCGAGGAGCGCATCATACACATTCCGTACGTGCCCGCTGTGCCGGAGCCGCTCAATGCTCCGACGGGAAACGAGCTGAAACCGCGTCCCGTGGGCGAGGAGAACGGCATTGTGGTGTTCAGCTACAGTCCAATTAGTGCCGTGAACTAT GAAAAGCCCAAGGCGAAGAAGGAGGACGATGAGTCCAGCGACGAATCGGACTATTCCTCGGACTCCCGCCAGGATTCGACGCCTCCGAGTCGTTCCACGCCCATGCGCCTGGCCGGCGGCGGTGAATGTGCACCTGGCAAACTGAACAGCGTGTCCAAGATGATCAACAATGTGGACAATCGGTCCACCAGTGCGTCCCTAGACGACAACGATGACTACTACGATGATGAGTACGATACGTCCGGCGGTTATTGTGGAGGAAGCGGTGAGGCCAAGGAGAAGGCCATCATTAAGGATCTCATCGAGGCGAAGAAGAAGCGCTACCAGGAGGAGGCCGAGGTCACGCCCGTAGGTGGTGGCACAGCCCGAAATTCGAGAGCTGCCAGCCGTTCGGAGGCCAGCAAGGATGCCAGCGATATCGACGATATCTGGAAGAACAACACCAGCGAATATAAGCCTGCCTCGCCGCGCTACGTGCTCAGCCAGTTCGGAAAGAATGTGACCAAGGCGGTGATCGACCGGATCGTGGATCACGAAGATCTCGTCCCGCCATCGGGATCCCAAAAGGTATCGAACCAGTTCGCCGTAGGCCCCGTCAAGTTGCCCAAAACAAACATGGCCCGCTTAGAGGTGGCCTTCGAGCGAAGTGCCTGCCAAGATCGAGCCAAATCGCGTTTAAAAAAGGAAGCGAGTGGCAGTCGTCGGCGTAGGGCGAGCACCTCTGACGAGGACTCCAGTAGTTCTAGTTTGGGTGACGAAGATGAGGATGAGGTGAATGATTCCGATTCGGAAGCAGAGAATACGGGAAGTGGCGTTGGCTTGCGCAGAATCTTGGGAAGCTATTCGGCCCGGCTCGCTGGTGGCGCCGAAAAGTATCCTTGTCCCGGTTCCGGATCCGTTTCGGATACCGAAACTTTGGTGGGAGACGAGAGCAGGAGCAGGCTGGCTGGCT CTAAAGGCCTGCATCAGCAAGACCTTATTTGCTCTAGGAATCGGCAGGCGCATTCGCGATCCCCCCTACGAGCGGTACCCCACACCCATGCGGCCAcagtggcggcggcggcagcggcgctCGCCAGGGGACGCAACCGCGACAAGAACGGTTGTCTGGGTGGCAAGGAAGAAAAGAACATGGGCATGGGAGTGGGAACAACTGGCACAAGCTCGATGGGCACTCGCACCTCCTCTCCCGTCGGCAACAACGTCTTCCGGCTGACCAAGGATCAGCATATATTGCTGAGTTCAATGACCAGCCAGGAGACGACCGGCACTTTAATCTCGTCGACAAGTACTAACCAGACGACGACCACCAACTCGTCGCAATCGTTTCTTTGCTCCGATTTACCCCAAGCGCAGTTTAGCCGTTCGGCCGTCGGTGGTGCCCGCTTCATGACCAATTGCCATCCCATGAATCCGGAGGAGTACGATGGACTGGAGTTTGAATCGCGCTTCGAGAGCGGCAACCTGGCCAAGGCGGTCCAAATCACGCCCACCTACTACGAGCTCTACCTGCGACCCGATCTCTATACCAGCCGGTCCAAGCAATGGTTCTACTTCCGAGTGCGACGCACCAGGCGCAAGATGCTCTACCGCTTCTCCATTGTCAATCTGGTGAAATCGGACAGTCTCTACAACGACGGTATGCAACCGGTCATGTACTCCACGCTGGGCGCCAAGGAGAAGAGCGAAGGCTGGCGCAGATGCGGGGACAACATCTGCTACTATCGGAACGATGATGA AAGTGCCAGCAATAGCGCCAACGAGGACGACGAGGACAACTCCACATACACGCTGACCTTCACCATTGAGTTCGAGCACGATGACGATACGGTGTTCTTTGCGCACAGCTATCCGTACACCTATAGCGACCTGCAGGACTACCTCATGGAGATCCAGCGCCATCCGGTCAAGTCAAAGTTCTGCAAGCTGCGCCTGCTCTGCCGCACCTTGGCTGGCAATAATGTCTACTACCTGACGGTGACGGCGCCCTCCTCCAACGAGGAGAACATGCGG CGCAAGAAATCGATTGTGGTGTCGGCACGTGTGCATCCCAGCGAGACGCCAGCCTCGTGGATGATGAAGGGTCTGATGGACTTCATCACCGGGGACACCACAGTGGCCAAGCGGCTGCGGCACAAGTTCATTTTCAAATTGGTGCCCATGCTTAATCCGGACGGAGTCATTGTGGGCAATACCCGTAACTCGCTGACCGGCAAGGACCTCAACCGCCAGTACCGAACGGTAATACGCGAGACATATCCATCCATTTGGTATACCAAAGCCATGATTAGAAG ACTGATTGAGGAATGCGGCGTGGCCATGTACTGTGATATGCACGCTCACTCACGCAAGCACAACATATTCATATATGGCTGTGAGAACAAACGCAACCCGGAGAAGAAGTTAACCGAGCAGGTCTTTCCGCTGATGCTGCACAAGAACAGTGCGGATCGG TTCTCCTTCGAGAGCTGCAAGTTTAAGATTCAGCGCAGCAAGGAGGGCACCGGACGTATCGTGGTCTGGATGCTGGGCATCACCAACAGCTATACGATCGAGGCCTCCTTTGGCGGCTCCTCGCTGGGATCGCGCAAGGGGACGCACTTCAACACGCAG GATTACGAGCACATGGGACGAGCATTTTGTGAGACACTTCTGGACTACTGCGATGAGAATCCGAACAAAGTAAAGCGGCACGCCAAgttgtttaaacaaatcaaaaagaTAAGAAAACGCGAGAAACGCGAACAGAAAGCATtgaaattacagaaaatggcCGATCAGGGATGTATAATGAACGacaaattaaaagtgaaacgtTCTGTGGAGAAAAGTGTCTCCTAG